In one window of Acipenser ruthenus chromosome 34, fAciRut3.2 maternal haplotype, whole genome shotgun sequence DNA:
- the LOC131705034 gene encoding proto-oncogene vav-like, with protein sequence MELWRQCAHWLIQCRVLPENHRVTWDSATVGDLAHALRDGVLLCQLLNNLQPQSINLKEINLRPQMSQFLCLKNIRTFLSACLDQFGMKKNELFEAFDLFDVRDFAKVIDALSSLSYTAIAQSRGVSPFPTEDSVPDDEIYSGLSDHIDDTGEEDDDLYDCVDDENNEGDEIYEDLMRHDAPAETQQKITEVDKRQCCLQEIRQTEEKYTETLGSILNHFMKPLQRFLQPSDIESIFINIEELYQTHSSLLEEVRSSILTFNADNLYQVFIKYKKRLLLYGAYCSQVESSSKHLDKVASLREDVRMKLEECSKRANNGRFTLRDLLMVPMQRVLKYHLLLQELVKHTTDATDKDNLRTALDAMRDLAQCVNEVKRDNEILRQITSFQLSIENMTQSLALYGRPKIDGELKICVDKRKQDRYAFLFDKAMLVCKKKTSECMELKETIELQHYQLRDDPSGDKKWSHLFVLIDTYGQQSYDLYFKTKELKKKWLEQFEMAMSNMYPENSTANSHDFQMNSFEETTSCKACQMLLRGIFFQGYRCTRCKVAAHKECLGRVAACGRHSDLSGTLKKSKNNRATVHRPNEPGLPKMEVSQEYYGMPPPPVAFGQPLRLALGDIIELTKAEVDQSWWEGRNICTNEVGWFPCSKVRPFVSRLPPDLTMYPWFAGNMERSGAENLLSSRSDGTYLVRQRQKDAGEYAISIKFNVEIKHIKVTTSSGLFQINEKKAFKGLIELVEFYQRNTLKECFKALDTTLQFPFQEPEQQTVAKSPAGSVRYYGTARARYDFSARDRLELSMREGDVIKIISKKGQQGWWKGEIYGRVGLFPANYVEEDYSDYC encoded by the exons TTCCTGTGTCTGAAGAACATCCGGACGTTCTTGTCTGCGTGCCTGGACCAGTTCGGGATGAAGAAAAACGAGCTCTTTGAGGCCTTTGACCTGTTTGATGTGCGAGATTTCGCCAAG GTGATCGACGCCCTGTCCAGTTTATCCTACACTGCGATCGCACAGAGCCGCGGGGTCTC GCCTTTCCCCACAGAAGACAGTGTTCCTGATGATGAAATCTACAGTGGATTATCTGACCATATTGA TGACACTGGGGAGGAGGATGATGACCTCTATGACTGCGTGGATGATGAGAATAACGAAGGAGACGAGATCTACGAAGACCTGATGAGGCACGATGCCCCAGCAGAGACA CAACAGAAGATAACCGAGGTAGACAAGCGTCAGTGCTGTCTCCAGGAGATTCGACAGACAGAAGAGAAATACACGGAAACCCTGGGATCCATCTTAAAT CACTTTATGAAACCTCTTCAGCGGTTCCTGCAACCCAGTGATATAGAGAGCATTTTCATCAACATTGAG GAACTGTATCAAACTCACAGCAGTTTGCTGGAAGAGGTCAGAAGCTCCATCTTGACATTCAACGCTGATAATCTCTACCAGGTTTTCATCAAATACAAGAAAAG GTTGCTGCTGTATGGGGCATACTGTAGCCAGGTGGAGTCTTCATCCAAGCACCTGGACAAGGTGGCCAGTTTGAGAGAGGATGTGAGGATGAAGCTGGAG GAGTGTTCAAAGAGAGCGAACAACGGCAGGTTCACACTGAGGGATCTCTTGATGGTGCCGATGCAGCGGGTTCTCAAATACCACCTGCTTCTACAG GAACTTGTGAAGCACACCACAGATGCGACTGATAAAGACAACCTGCGCACGGCACTGGACGCCATGAGG GATTTAGCGCAGTGTGTAAACGAAGTGAAGAGAGACAATGAAATCCTCAGGCAGATAACATCTTTCCAGCTTTCCATAGAGAACATG ACGCAGTCCCTGGCTCTCTACGGGAGACCCAAGATCGACGGAGAACTCAAGATATGTGTGGACAAACGAAAGCAAGACCG GTATGCATTTCTGTTCGATAAAGCCATGCTTGTCTGCAAAAAGAAAACTAGCGAGTGCATGGAGCTGAAAGAGACCATCGAACTGCAGCACTACCAGCTGAGGGACGACCCTTCTGGGGATAAGAAG TGGAGCCACTTGTTCGTCCTGATAGACACCTACGGGCAGCAGAGCTACGATCTCTACTTCAAAACCAAGGAGCTGAAGAAGAAATGGCTGGAGCAGTTTGAGATGGCCAT GTCCAACATGTACCCGGAGAACAGCACAGCAAACAGCCACGACTTCCAAATGAACTCCTTCGAGGAAACCACGTCCTGCAAGGCCTGTCAGATGCTCTTGAG GGGGATCTTTTTCCAAGGCTATCGCTGCACTCGGTGTAAAGTGGCCGCGCACAAGGAGTGTCTAGGGAGAGTGGCGGCATGCGGAAGGCATTCAG ATTTGTCTGGCACTTTGAAAAAG AGTAAAAACAACAGAGCTACTGTCCATCGGCCAAACGAACCAG GCCTTCCCAAAATGGAGGTGTCTCAGGAGTATTATGGGATGCCCCCTCCCCCTGTGGCATTCGGACAGCCGCTGCGCCTCGCCCTAGGTGACATCATCGAGCTGACGAAAGCCGAGGTGGACCAGTCTTGGTGGGAG GGCAGAAATATCTGTACAAATGAAGTTGGCTGGTTTCCCTGCAGTAAAGTCAGGCCCTTTGTCTCT AGGCTTCCTCCAGACCTCACCATGTATCCCTG GTTTGCTGGGAACATGGAGCGCAGCGGCGCTGAGAATCTCCTCAGCAGTCGCTCTGACGGGACCTACCTGGTGCGGCAGCGGCAGAAAGATGCGGGAGAGTACGCCATCAGTATCAA GTTCAACGTTGAAATCAAGCACATCAAGGTGACCACGTCGAGCGGGCTGTTCCAAATTAACGAGAAGAAGGCTTTCAAAGGGTTAATA GAGCTTGTGGAGTTCTACCAGCGCAACACTCTGAAGGAATGCTTCAAGGCTCTGGACACGACTCTGCAGTTCCCTTTCCAAGAGCCTGAGCAACAGACAGTCGCCAAGTCCCCAG CGGGCAGCGTGAGATACTACGGCACAGCCAGGGCTCGGTATGACTTCTCAGCGCGAGACCGTTTGGAGCTCTCCATGAGAGAAGGGGACGTCATCAAGATCATCTCAAAGAAGGGCCAGCAGGGCTGGTGGAAGGGAGAGATCTATGGGCGG gttgGCTTGTTCCCAGCGAACTATGTAGAAGAAGATTATTCCGACTACTGCTGA
- the LOC131705055 gene encoding uncharacterized protein LOC131705055 isoform X1 → MPSGDSSLIPSYNGLRDDNLAHFFHRRRIRRHLRKAGLVTHSGEIVSEKVYRLNIAKQEHMDQTRQLLVTAINEKYHNTERSSHRIRDTAERRLDQDQPQRGGTTGYRAQHSTPSSGRRKKDAVHSRTERIKRYLSGLDKKTIENLTGLSLGSGVTPCGLLVIDLSPRPPDTAAERCAPIRQKGRAPEKGSQPRSKESTQKVKFLQGSLKGETGSGAESPVVTLIYLGKQVSLPCERQDPRDEVAVYQQHCGGENLCVFKGKLLEQGKCGEHDLLYYYC, encoded by the exons ATGCCGTCGGGAGACAGCAG CCTCATCCCCTCCTACAATGGACTGAGAGATGACAACCTCGCTCACTTCTTCCACAGGAGGAGAATACGCAGACATCTCAGGAAAGCTGGCCTG GTAACCCACTCAGGTGAAATTGTCTCAGAGAAGGTCTATCGACTCAACATCGCCAAGCAGGAACACATGGACCAAACCAGGCAGCTTCTGGTCACCGCAATCAACGAGAAGTATCACAACACAGAG AGAAGCTCCCATAGAATCAGGGACACAGCAGAGAGAAGGCTGGACCAGGATCAACCACAGCGGGGAGGAACCACGGGGTACAGAGCCCAGCACTCCACCCCCAGCTCCGGCAGAAGGAAGAAGGATGCAGTCCACAGCAGGACGGAGAGGATCAAGCGATATCTGTCAGGG CTGGACAAGAAAACCATCGAGAACTTGACCGGATTAAGTCTTGGAAGTGGAGTCACCCCTTGCGGCTTACTTGTTATTGACCTGTCTCCCCGCCCCCCGGACACAGCTGCCGAGAGGTGTGCACCAATCAGACAAAAGGGGAGGGCCCCCGAgaagggaagccagcccagatcTAAAGAGTCGACGCAGAAAGTCAAG TTCTTGCAGGGCTCCCTGAAAGGTGAGACAGGCAGCGGGGCAGAGTCTCCGGTGGTGACCCTCATCTACCTTGGGAAGCAGGTGAGCTTGCCCTGTGAACGCCAGGACCCCCGAGACGAGGTGGCTGTCTACCAGCAGCACTGTGGTGGGGAGAACCTCTGTGTCTTCAAGGGCAAGCTACTGGAGCAAGGCAAGTGCGGAGAGCATgaccttctttattattattgttag
- the LOC131705055 gene encoding uncharacterized protein LOC131705055 isoform X2, protein MPSGDSSLIPSYNGLRDDNLAHFFHRRRIRRHLRKAGLVTHSGEIVSEKVYRLNIAKQEHMDQTRQLLVTAINEKYHNTERSSHRIRDTAERRLDQDQPQRGGTTGYRAQHSTPSSGRRKKDAVHSRTERIKRYLSGLDKKTIENLTGLSLGSGVTPCGLLVIDLSPRPPDTAAERCAPIRQKGRAPEKGSQPRSKESTQKVKGSLKGETGSGAESPVVTLIYLGKQVSLPCERQDPRDEVAVYQQHCGGENLCVFKGKLLEQGKCGEHDLLYYYC, encoded by the exons ATGCCGTCGGGAGACAGCAG CCTCATCCCCTCCTACAATGGACTGAGAGATGACAACCTCGCTCACTTCTTCCACAGGAGGAGAATACGCAGACATCTCAGGAAAGCTGGCCTG GTAACCCACTCAGGTGAAATTGTCTCAGAGAAGGTCTATCGACTCAACATCGCCAAGCAGGAACACATGGACCAAACCAGGCAGCTTCTGGTCACCGCAATCAACGAGAAGTATCACAACACAGAG AGAAGCTCCCATAGAATCAGGGACACAGCAGAGAGAAGGCTGGACCAGGATCAACCACAGCGGGGAGGAACCACGGGGTACAGAGCCCAGCACTCCACCCCCAGCTCCGGCAGAAGGAAGAAGGATGCAGTCCACAGCAGGACGGAGAGGATCAAGCGATATCTGTCAGGG CTGGACAAGAAAACCATCGAGAACTTGACCGGATTAAGTCTTGGAAGTGGAGTCACCCCTTGCGGCTTACTTGTTATTGACCTGTCTCCCCGCCCCCCGGACACAGCTGCCGAGAGGTGTGCACCAATCAGACAAAAGGGGAGGGCCCCCGAgaagggaagccagcccagatcTAAAGAGTCGACGCAGAAAGTCAAG GGCTCCCTGAAAGGTGAGACAGGCAGCGGGGCAGAGTCTCCGGTGGTGACCCTCATCTACCTTGGGAAGCAGGTGAGCTTGCCCTGTGAACGCCAGGACCCCCGAGACGAGGTGGCTGTCTACCAGCAGCACTGTGGTGGGGAGAACCTCTGTGTCTTCAAGGGCAAGCTACTGGAGCAAGGCAAGTGCGGAGAGCATgaccttctttattattattgttag